In Eupeodes corollae chromosome 3, idEupCoro1.1, whole genome shotgun sequence, a single genomic region encodes these proteins:
- the LOC129951111 gene encoding RINT1-like protein — MPSIDDRVVEKLNNEIGKDFQKLYRASCLVDKYKQRYTEIEDKLNYDDENNTSSIRAALQSGEEACKSIDFQMEKLNRFQEKLSAKIHESNRILHGVKPHLEKVRHLQRLVEYLNVVRDIQDISASLTSAINGRDETKMVNLYLSLSGAHDSGNCVIGRLDSVEAPFLQSFAVRTAVYWHGLLKEKFSNEFETLLKNIRWANQGQDMLKFSPSKDNLAKLTLIAEYLFLLKSPNEESEPLQIITPSILLQPISTVTKLLLKQYRTRFLFHFTGTKQTNRLDKPEWYYTQILNWIKDTHLFVGRSFQQACVRAGRVDFNIRLEFIRGLVQLSIEKLSSDIDEICHDENLFAHLLDETLSFEAELRETFGYPASFPSAITVITQPTYLLKWISLEERFCADKMDQILQGYDPWTLIDPGTHDELKIPKCADQFIRLLEAIKDRYYSLIQPGHQLQFLNLQLELIDNFRRRLVQLHSSAVVDSIQVLNAINYINSVLREWGENVHYLHLHAALVGPNANEINSVFEHPVEELEHWQQKLVKNLATKAVNEIKAKSMPYRHDKWQSLSENISREPFMLSTSAGEMFQVMVTTLHNLEKDLSSNLFNLALRLIAKQMDDYFLDSMVMNTKFSSAGAAQFNYDMTRNLFALFGQYSRRPDLLFKKVHDICKLLTIPRGSAMLLLETLKGDEYPFEEKQKALKELGVIHFNPSTSLDVIERRTDIRLF; from the exons ATGCCTAGTATCGACGACAGAGtcgttgaaaaattaaacaacgaAATTGGAAAAGATTTCCAAAAGCTTTATCGTGCCTCTTGTCTCGTAGACAAATATAAACAACGTTATACTGAAATAGAAGACAAG ttaaattatgATGACGAAAATAACACCTCAAGCATCCGAGCAGCTCTCCAAAGCGGAGAAGAAGCTTGCAAAAGTATTGATTTTCAAATGGAAAAGCTAAATCGTTTCCAAGAGAAGCTGTCTGCAAAGATCCACGAATCAAATCGAATCCTTCACGGGGTAAAACCACACCTAGAAAAGGTGCGACATCTCCAGAGATTAGTTGAGTATTTGAATGTTGTCAGAGACATTCAAGACATAAG TGCTTCACTCACTTCTGCTATAAATGGACGAGATGAAACGAAAATGGTCAACTTGTATCTTTCACTAAGTGGAGCTCATGATTCTGGAAATTGTGTCATTGGCAGATTAGACTCAGTTGAGGCTCCATTCCTGCAATCATTCGCCGTTAGAACAGCTGTCTATTGGCACGGACTTCTAAAGGAGAagttttcaaa tgaatttgAAACACTCCTTAAAAACATCCGATGGGCAAATCAAGGCCAGGATATGCTTAAGTTCTCCCCATCAAAAGATAACTTAGCCAAGTTAACACTAATTGCCgagtatttatttttg CTGAAATCTCCAAATGAAGAATCCGAACCTTTGCAAATTATCACCCCAAGTATACTCCTGCAGCCTATAAGCACAGTTACGAAACTTCTCCTCAAGCAATATCGAACACG ATTTCTGTTTCACTTCACTGGCACAAAGCAAACCAACCGCTTGGACAAACCCGAGTGGTATTACACACAAATCCTCAACTGGATCAAGGACACACACTTGTTTGTTGGCAGGAGTTTCCAACAGGCATGTGTCAGGGCCGGGAGAGTGGATTTTAATATTCGG CTTGAATTCATCCGAGGCCTTGTTCAGTTGTCTATTGAAAAACTCTCCTCCGACATTGACGAAATCTGCCACGATGAAAACCTCTTTGCTCATCTTCTCGATGAGACTCTATCCTTCGAAGCTGAGCTCCGGGAGACTTTTGGCTATCCAGCAAGTTTCCCCAGCGCCATCACAGTCATCACACAACCAACATATCTTTTGAAATGGATTTCCTTGGAAGAGCGAT TTTGTGCGGATAAAATGGACCAGATCCTGCAGGGCTATGACCCATGGACACTCATCGACCCAGGCACACATGACGAACTAAAGATACCCAAATGTGCTGATCAGTTCATAAGACTCCTCGAAGCCATCAAGGATCGTTATTACTCCCTGATTCAACCGGGACATCAGCTGCAGTTCCTCAACCTTCAACTGGAATTGATCGACAACTTCCGAAGGAGATTGGTGCAGTTGCATAGCTCCGCCGTCGTCGACAGTATCCAGGTCTTAAATGCAATAAATTATATCAATTCCGTGCTTCGAGAGTGGGGAGAGAATGTT CACTATTTACACCTTCATGCGGCTCTGGTGGGACCGAATGCCAACGAAATTAACTCAGTATTCGAACATCCTGTCGAAGAATTGGAACATTGGCAACAGAAGCTTGTCAAGAATCTAGCAACGAAGGCGGTGAATGAAATCAAAGCTAAATCAATGCCCTATCGTCATGATAAATGGCAATCGCTGTCGGAAAACATCTCGAGAGAACCTTTTATGCTCTCGACGAGTGCTGGGGAAATGTTTCAG GTAATGGTGACAACATTGCACAACCTGGAGAAGGACCTTTCCAGCAACCTCTTCAACCTTGCCCTGCGTTTGATAGCCAAACAAATGGACGACTACTTCCTGGACAGTATGGTTATGAACACGAAGTTCTCATCGGCCGGAGCGGCGCAATTCAACTACGACATGACAAGAAATCTTTTCGCTTTATTTGGACAATACTCTAGGCGCCCAGATTTGCTATTCAAGAA agTTCATGATATTTGTAAGTTATTAACCATTCCTCGAGGGTCAGCAATGCTTCTTCTCGAAACCCTAAAAGGCGACGAGTATCCCTTTGAGGAGAAACAAAAAGCTCTCAAAGAACTCGGCGTTATCCACTTCAATCCCAGCACTAGTCTCGATGTAATCGAAAGGAGAACGGATATTCGATTGTTTTAA
- the LOC129951112 gene encoding survival of motor neuron-related-splicing factor 30, giving the protein MADDLQSYKLQLQQVEAALLTDPENSELLKLKKDLEEVIELTRDLIKTQLEEQKKSSYVEPATSTSYYDEIEAALLEAEKLVCPAKVWKIGDKCQAKWTEDGVYYDATIEGITVEGEVSVIFEAYQNRSTTTLKELKERTSRNEVFPSTKRHRPNQKEYLKKRKQKKQQRFKELEEEREHDKNKWLNFTTKNSKKPGMKVKSIFASPENVEGRVGIGTCGVSGKGMTEFTVGEKLRKGI; this is encoded by the exons ATGGCAGATGATTTACAAAGTTACAAACTACAATTACAACAG GTTGAGGCTGCCCTCCTCACAGATCCTGAAAATTCCGAGTTGCTTAAGCTGAAAAAAGATCTCGAAGAAGTAATAGAACTTACAAGAGATCTAATCAAGACACAACTCGAAGAACAAAAGAAATCTTCGTATGTCGAACCAGCCACCTCAACATCGTACTACGATGAAATCGAAGCTGCCTTACTGGAAGCCGAGAAACTCGTTTGCCCGGCAAAAGTGTGGAAAATTGGCGATAAATGCCAAGCTAAATGGACTGAAGATGGTGTCTACTATGATGCCACCATCGAGGGCATAACCGTTGAGGGTGAGGTTAGTGTAATATTCGAGGCATATCAAAATCGTTCGACAACAACGTTAAAAGAGCTAAAAGAACGTACAAGTCGTAATGAAGTCTTCCCATCAACAAA ACGACATCGACCGAATCAAAAAGAATACCTCAAAAAAcgcaaacaaaagaaacaacaacgCTTCAAGGAACTCGAAGAGGAACGCGAACACGACAAAAACAAGTGGCTTAACTTCACTACGAAGAATTCAAAGAAACCCGGAATGAAGGTAAAAAGTATATTTGCATCGCCCGAGAATGTCGAAGGACGCGTAGGCATCGGCACCTGCGGTGTCTCTGGCAAGGGCATGACAGAATTCACAGTCGGCGAGAAATTGCGGAAAGGCATTTAG